The sequence CTGTATTAGGTGGCCCGGGTATTCCTTACGAAATTGTTCGTAATACCCCAACCGCTTTGGTTGTAGCTTCAAACGACTTGGAAACTGCTGAGTTTGTTCAAAGCATTTTATCGTCAGAAACAGTTCGTATTTATACCCAGAGCGATGTAGTTGGTACAGAAATTGGAGGTGCTTTAAAAAATATTTATGCCATTGCGGGGGGAATTTGTGACGGCCTTAAGTTTGGTGCTAATACTAAAGCTGCGCTAGTAACAAGAGGGTTATATGAGATGATCCGATTCGGTGTTGCATTTAATGCCAATCCAATGACTCTTGCTGGATTAGCTGGTATTGGTGATTTAATAGTGACTGCCTATTCTAGTTATTCAAGGAACCGTCTATTAGGTGAAAAAATTGCACAAGGAATGAAATTAGAAGATATACTTAGAACATCAAGTGGTGTAATTGAAGGTTTAACGTCCGTGGTAAGCGCTTATCGCCTTGCCAATAAAATGAAAATAGAAGTTCCAATTATGGAGGCAGTGTATGAAATTCTTTACAAAAATGCCGAAATATCCAAGACAATCAAAAAATTGATGGCTCGACCGTTACGGGCCGAGGATAAATATGGCCAATAAAAATCGTAACAATTCACCAGTCAATAAAAAAAACAAAGAATGGTATACACTTAGTGAAGTAGCTAAAATTACAAAAATCCCCCCTCAAACTGTGAAATATTGGCAAAAAGCTTACAAAATCAATTTAGAGAAAAACAAATCTGGCAAATATCTCTACACGCGGGATGACGTTAATAAAATTTTACTAATTAAACAATTGCGACTACGCGACAAATTAAGTGTGGCGGGTGTAAAGAAAAAATTAGCTCAATTTGCCAAATGTGGTTTCAAAGAAACGACAGCAGAAGATGTTAAAATTAAAAAAGCAAACATTTTTTCAGAAAATACACTTTTGTCAGTTCAAAAAGAATTGATTATAATAAAAGGATTATTAGAACAACTGATAAATGATATCTCAATTCCGGAAAAATAAACAAAAGGGGGATAATCATGTATGTTGTGATACCAATAATAATTTTGGTGATTATTATATTTTCGTCGATGATTCGAATCCTTCGTGAGTACGAACGTGGTGTGGTTTTTCGTTTAGGACGGTTAATCGGAGTCAAAGGACCAGGATTAGTTATTCTGATTCCTTTTATTGATCGGATGGTAAAAGTTAGTCTCCGAATTGTTACGCTAGATGTTCCACCACAGGATGTTATAACCCGAGATAACATTTCCGTTAGTGTAAATGCTGTAGCGTATTTTCGCGTGATGGATCCAGCTAAGGTAATTACTGAAGTTGAAAACTATCAATATGCAACATCACAAATTGCTCAGACAACTCTTCGGAGTGTTTTAGGAGAATACGAATTAGATGATCTTTTGACGAAACGCGAAATGATTAATCATCGACTGCAAAAAATTATTGATGAGCAAACCGGTCCTTGGGGGATAAAAGTATCAATGGTGGAAATTAAGCACGTTGATATTCCAGAGTCGATGAGACGAGCAATAGCCCGGCAGGCTGAAGCCGAACGAGAACGCCGAGCAAAAATTATACACGCTGATGGTGAATACGAGGCAGCCGAAAAGCTAACAAAGGCAGCTGAGATGCTTGCCCAAACACCCATTTCGGTTCAGTTAAGATATCTTCAAACATTAACAGAAATTGCTACTGAAAAAAATTCAACCATTATTTTCCCCTTACCGATAGATTTAATTACTCCCTTTATTAAGAAGGGACAGTAATGAGTTTTAATGTTTAATCAAGCTGATTTCTAATAAACGTAGGAATATCAAGGTTTGACTTATCCACTGTGAACTTTCGTTCTGAGCCAATCGGTGCTGCAGTTATTTCAGAATGAGCTAAAGAGTTTAGTATTTCCTGAGACGACGGTAAGGCCTCTTCAATTCCTGTTGCGATTAAAGTGACACGTAAAGAATTTTTTAACGAAGAATCTTTGTTGATTCCAAATCGAATATCAGCGTTACCGTTGGTAGCTTTTTTAACGATACTTGCTATTTCGTTGACTTCTTGCACAGTTAAACTATTGTCACCTGTGATATTTAAAAGTATCTTCGTAGCAGTTTCAATGCTAAACTCTTCAATTAAAGGTGAACTTAACGCCTGTCGCGCAGCATTTGTAGCTCGGCCTTCACCGCTTGCAATTCCTGATGTAATCAAAGTTCGTCCGGGCTCTAACATAACGTTACGAACATCAGCAAAATCAATATTGATAATTCCTGGTTTAGTAATCAAATCCGAAACTCCTTGGACTGCGTTTAAGAGTACTTCATCAGCTAGACGAAAAGCTTCATAACACGGGATATCGGGGAAAGCGTTTAGTAATTTTTGGTTAGGTATTACTATTAAAGTATCAACTTTGTTTTTTAGTTCATTAATTCCGCGCAGAGCCTGGAGCATTCTTTTTTCACCCTCAAATTCAAAAGGTTTTGTGACTACAGCAATTACTAATGCACCCTGGTTTTTGGCTGTTTCGGCAATCAACGGTGTTGCTCCAGTTCCTGTACCGCCTCCTTCTCCGCAAGTTAAAAAAACTAAATCGTATCCTGTTAAAATATCTTTGATTACATCTAAGCTTTCTTCACAAGCCTTTCGTCCTAAATCAGGATTCCCGCCTGAGCCAAGTCCACCGGTTATTTGTGCGCCTATCTGAATTTTATTTGCTGCGTGGTTCATCGAAAGTGCTTGAAGATCCGTGTTAACAGCAAAGAATTCAACATCTGTTAATTTTGCTTCAATCATATGATTAATCGCATTATTACCTGCCCCGCCAACGCCTACAACAGCTATTCGGGCTAACCTTTTTTCCTCTACCGGCTCAAACATTTTAGCTCCTTTCATTACGGTTTAGCTTTTTACATAAATGTTTGTTTTATTTTATTTATTAATAGCGATAAAAGTCCTTCAGTTTCCGAAAAATAGAAGTCCTCACCATCTATTGCAAAATTAACCAATCCCAACGCTGTTAAATAAGAAATATCAAAATCAGGCGACTCATATTTTATAGGTAAATCAGCAATCTTTGCTGGAATGTTAAAGATTTTATTTGCTAATAGGTCAATTCCTTTTAGCATTGCGGTATTTCCGGTAATAATTATTCCACCCGGGAGATTTTCAGAAAAACCGGCATTTCGTAAATCCTGTTCCACATATTCAAGAATTTCTTTAACTCGAGATTCAATAATCATTGCAAGAGTACGTTGCTGTATGGATTTTAAAAAATTTCCTTCTTCGTCATAGATATCAATTTGGTTATTATTGCCAAGAGAACTTAAATGACTAACACCATACTTTATTTTTACATCTTCGGCAATGCTCGGCGGTAATTTAAGGCAAATTGCGATATCATTGGTAATATTGTCCCCTCCTATTTTTAGGACTTTATAGTATGTCAATACATTATCTTTAAAAACTGAAATGGTTGTTTTCCCACCTATGTCTATGATTCCAACTCCTAAGTTTCGTTCTTTTTCACTTGTAATTATGCTGGCTACTGCTTGACTTTGAAGAACTAAGGAATTGCAAGGTAGCTTTAATATTTTAAAAATTCGCAAAATGTTTTCGATTATTGTTTGCATTCCTATAACAACAATTGCTTCAATTTCTAAACGTAGCCCGACCATACCTAACGGGTTCCTTATACCTCTTTGCCCGTCAATGGAAAATTGTTTTGGAAAAACATGAATTATTTGATAATCAGGAGATAATCGTAGTGTTTGAGCTTGATTGAGAACAGCCCGAATATCTCTTTCGTTTATTCCCTTTTGAGGATTTTTTACAGACACTGTACCAACGCTTGTTAAGTGTTGTATGTGATCCCCAGTGATTCCTACAAAAAGAATACACCCGGATAAACTCTCAAGATTGGATATTTCCTTTAATCGCTCTAGACATTCACTTACTGTTGTAGTTGCTTTTTGTAAATCAGTTACAGCACCGTTATCGAATCCTTCGGCGGGCAGTTTATAAAATCCCAGGACATTAATTTTATTAAGTTGGTCAACTTCTGCTAATAATGCTGCTAATTTGGTATACCCTATGTCTAACCCGATAATTTTTTTAGACTTAGCCATTTATTAACCTCCTTAGTTTTTGGTAAAATTTCGATTTCTTCTTCAAGGATTACCCGAGTATAATTTTCTACACGCGTTTTTATTTTTTGAGTCAACTCATAAATTTTTGACATGGTTGCTTGGTTATGATTTATTATAAAATTCGCATGTTTAGTTGATATAATCGCTCCCCCGTATGAAAACCCCCTTAAGCCAACTTTTTCAATCAGTTTACCGGCAGGTTGTTCCGGTGGGTTTTTGAAAAAAGAGCCAGCTGAAAAACCTCGTGGTTGGGTGTTGTATCTAATTTTAGAATAAGCAGATAACTTATTTTTAATTTCTTGGTAAGACACACGGTTAAGAGAAAAAGATCCGGAAATGATAATGTAATCATCAGGGATAGATGTTTTTCGATAACTAAAATTTATTTTATCTTTTTTAAGATTTAGTTCGTTACCATCTTTATCTACGACGTTTACTTGCAAAATTATTTCGCCAATGCTATGTCCATATGCCCCGGCATTATTTTTTATGGCGCCGCCAAAAGTTCCTGGTATTCCCCAAAGAAATTCGACACCTGAAAATGAGTGAGTTTGGGAATATTTTATAATTTTTGATAACCTTGTGGAAGCTCCAACTCCTAAGACTATTTTATTATCACCGGGCTGGGATAAAATCCTAATAAATGAAAAAAAATTGCCAAGTTTTATAGTAATTCCTTTGAGTTCTTGATCCGTAATTAATAAGTTTGAACCTGCACCAATTACATAAAATGGAATATCATAAACATTAATGAATTTACGGAGTACTTTAAGGTCTTGGATGTTATTAACAATGAATAACCATTCG comes from candidate division WOR-3 bacterium and encodes:
- a CDS encoding slipin family protein translates to MYVVIPIIILVIIIFSSMIRILREYERGVVFRLGRLIGVKGPGLVILIPFIDRMVKVSLRIVTLDVPPQDVITRDNISVSVNAVAYFRVMDPAKVITEVENYQYATSQIAQTTLRSVLGEYELDDLLTKREMINHRLQKIIDEQTGPWGIKVSMVEIKHVDIPESMRRAIARQAEAERERRAKIIHADGEYEAAEKLTKAAEMLAQTPISVQLRYLQTLTEIATEKNSTIIFPLPIDLITPFIKKGQ
- the ftsZ gene encoding cell division protein FtsZ produces the protein MFEPVEEKRLARIAVVGVGGAGNNAINHMIEAKLTDVEFFAVNTDLQALSMNHAANKIQIGAQITGGLGSGGNPDLGRKACEESLDVIKDILTGYDLVFLTCGEGGGTGTGATPLIAETAKNQGALVIAVVTKPFEFEGEKRMLQALRGINELKNKVDTLIVIPNQKLLNAFPDIPCYEAFRLADEVLLNAVQGVSDLITKPGIINIDFADVRNVMLEPGRTLITSGIASGEGRATNAARQALSSPLIEEFSIETATKILLNITGDNSLTVQEVNEIASIVKKATNGNADIRFGINKDSSLKNSLRVTLIATGIEEALPSSQEILNSLAHSEITAAPIGSERKFTVDKSNLDIPTFIRNQLD
- the murB gene encoding UDP-N-acetylmuramate dehydrogenase, giving the protein MASWRNIIENTLKKSLSRSTIILRKVPLANYTTYKIGGNAEWLFIVNNIQDLKVLRKFINVYDIPFYVIGAGSNLLITDQELKGITIKLGNFFSFIRILSQPGDNKIVLGVGASTRLSKIIKYSQTHSFSGVEFLWGIPGTFGGAIKNNAGAYGHSIGEIILQVNVVDKDGNELNLKKDKINFSYRKTSIPDDYIIISGSFSLNRVSYQEIKNKLSAYSKIRYNTQPRGFSAGSFFKNPPEQPAGKLIEKVGLRGFSYGGAIISTKHANFIINHNQATMSKIYELTQKIKTRVENYTRVILEEEIEILPKTKEVNKWLSLKKLSG
- a CDS encoding helix-turn-helix domain-containing protein, producing MANKNRNNSPVNKKNKEWYTLSEVAKITKIPPQTVKYWQKAYKINLEKNKSGKYLYTRDDVNKILLIKQLRLRDKLSVAGVKKKLAQFAKCGFKETTAEDVKIKKANIFSENTLLSVQKELIIIKGLLEQLINDISIPEK
- the ftsA gene encoding cell division protein FtsA; protein product: MAKSKKIIGLDIGYTKLAALLAEVDQLNKINVLGFYKLPAEGFDNGAVTDLQKATTTVSECLERLKEISNLESLSGCILFVGITGDHIQHLTSVGTVSVKNPQKGINERDIRAVLNQAQTLRLSPDYQIIHVFPKQFSIDGQRGIRNPLGMVGLRLEIEAIVVIGMQTIIENILRIFKILKLPCNSLVLQSQAVASIITSEKERNLGVGIIDIGGKTTISVFKDNVLTYYKVLKIGGDNITNDIAICLKLPPSIAEDVKIKYGVSHLSSLGNNNQIDIYDEEGNFLKSIQQRTLAMIIESRVKEILEYVEQDLRNAGFSENLPGGIIITGNTAMLKGIDLLANKIFNIPAKIADLPIKYESPDFDISYLTALGLVNFAIDGEDFYFSETEGLLSLLINKIKQTFM
- a CDS encoding NAD(P)H-dependent glycerol-3-phosphate dehydrogenase, giving the protein MRIAFIGAGRWAFTLALLLYHKGKEVKLWEPREDINIDEQKKKLLTNFPSDIEFPQGITVTKNLEEVITNADVIFFAVPAQVLRDALLRIIRLKNEYFRSKPILVSAIKGLENTTNKRMSQILEEFFSGYKIAVLGGPGIPYEIVRNTPTALVVASNDLETAEFVQSILSSETVRIYTQSDVVGTEIGGALKNIYAIAGGICDGLKFGANTKAALVTRGLYEMIRFGVAFNANPMTLAGLAGIGDLIVTAYSSYSRNRLLGEKIAQGMKLEDILRTSSGVIEGLTSVVSAYRLANKMKIEVPIMEAVYEILYKNAEISKTIKKLMARPLRAEDKYGQ